A part of Odontesthes bonariensis isolate fOdoBon6 chromosome 23, fOdoBon6.hap1, whole genome shotgun sequence genomic DNA contains:
- the rhot2 gene encoding mitochondrial Rho GTPase 2 codes for MKQDVRILLLGEPKVGKTSLIMSLVGEEFPEDVPPRAEEITIPADVTPEKVPTHIVDYSEKEQSDEVLRDEIIKANVVCVVYDVTNEDTIDMIKTKWIPFINGDAEKGNKIPIILVGNKSDLRSGSSMETILPIMNQFSEIETCVECSAKNLKNISELFYYAQKAVLHPTAPLYDPEDKQLKPSCVRALSRIFYISDQDNDRILSDAELNCFQKSCFGNPLAPQALEDVKTVVWKNTSDGVQDNGLTLNGFLFLNTLFIQRGRHETTWTILRKFGYDDNLELTDDYLYPELRVPVGCTTELNHFGHQFLQRLFDKYDEDKDFALSPAEVKNLFCVCPYMPWGADVYMAVPTTDEGYISNHGFHCQWMLSAYLDIHRCLEHLGYLGYPILTEQESQTAAVTVTREKEVDLQKRQTQRTAFLCKVIGPRGTGKTAFLQSFVGRNILNKENPSSAFSPYVINTVQVSNQEKYLILNEVDVETEFLKASDAFCDVACLMYDSSDPHSFDYCASIYKQHYMESNIPCVLVSSKVDLAEARQFHGMTPAEFCYKHRLPPPLPFSSPLLDSTTKNIYTRLAWAAMYPHLNGSDMSNTSFWLRVALGSAVVAVLGFAIYRAVARLK; via the exons ATGAAGCAAGACGTCAGGATACTTTTGTTAGGGGAAC CCAAGGTGGGGAAGACCTCCCTCATCATGTCTTTGGTTGGAGAAGAGTTTCCAGAGGAT GTTCCCCCCAGAGCGGAGGAGATCACTATCCCCGCTGATGTGACACCAGAGAAGGTGCCCACTCACATTGTGGACTACTCAG AAAAAGAACAGAGTGATGAAGTCCTTAGAGATGAGATCATCAAG GCTAACGTGGTGTGTGTGGTGTATGATGTCACCAATGAGGATACAATAGATATG ATCAAAACGAAATGGATACCTTTCATAAATGGAGATGCAGAGAAAGGAAACAA GATTCCTATCATCCTCGTGGGAAACAAATCAGATCTGCGCAGTGGGAGTTCAATGGAAACTATTCTTCCCATCATGAACCAATTCTCTGAGATTGAGACGTGTGTTGAG tgttCAGCGAAAAAcctaaaaaacatttcagagcTCTTCTACTATGCACAGAAGGCAGTTCTCCACCCCACTGCGCCTCTTTATGACCCTGAAGATAAACAG CTGAAGCCATCATGTGTGCGAGCCCTCAGCAGAATATTCTACATTTCTGACCAGGATAACGACCGTATTCTTAGTGATGCTGAACTCAACTGCTTTCAG AAATCTTGTTTTGGGAATCCTCTGGCACCTCAAGCCTTGGAGGATGTGAAGACTGTAGTTTGGAAGAACACCAGCGATGGGGTACAAGATAACGGCCTGACCCTAAATG GTTTCCTGTTTCTTAATACATTATTTATCCAAAGGGGCCGACATGAAACCACGTGGACGATCCTCAGGAAGTTCGGTTACGACGACAACCTTGAGCTGACCGATGACTACCTTTACCCCGA ACTGCGAGTGCCTGTGGGCTGCACCACAGAGCTTAATCACTTTGGTCACCAGTTCCTCCAACGGTTGTTTGACAAGTACGATGAA GATAAGGACTTTGCCCTGTCACCAGCAGAGGTTAAGAACCTATTTTGCGTATGTCCTTACATGCCCTGGGGTGCAGATGTCTATATGGCCGTACCAACCACGGATGAGGGCTACATTTCTAATCACGGCTTCCACTGTCAGTGGAT GCTTTCTGCATACCTTGACATCCACCGTTGCCTGGAGCACCTTGGATACCTAGGCTATCCTATCCTCACTGAACAAGAGTCGCAGACGGCTGCagtcacag TTACACGGGAGAAAGAGGTGGATCTGCAAAAGCGTCAGACTCAGAGAACAGCGTTTCTCTGCAAGGTGATTGGACCACGAGGAACGGGCAAGACAGCCTTTCTGCAGTCCTTCGTGGGCCGAAACATTCTG AATAAGGAAAACCCCAGCAGTGCCTTCTCACCATATGTCATAAATACTGTCCAAGTCAGCAACCAAGAGAAATACCTGATT CTCAATGAGGTAGATGTGGAAACGGAGTTCCTGAAGGCATCAGACGCCTTCTGTGATGTTGCTTGTCTCATGTATGACAGCAGTGACCCTCATTCCTTCGACTATTGTGCCAGTATATACAAG CAACATTACATGGAGAGCAACATCCCATGTGTGCTGGTTTCCTCCAAAGTGGACCTTGCTGAGGCCAGGCAGTTCCATGGGATGACTCCAGCGGAGTTCTGCTACAAACACCGACTGCCTCCACCGCTGCCCTTCTCCAGCCCGCTGCTCGACTCCACCACCAAGAACATCTACACCCGGCTGGCCTGGGCAGCAATGTACCC ACACCTGAATGGCTCAGACATGAGCAACACATCATTCTGGCTCAGAGTGGCGCTGGGCTCGGCTGTGGTCGCAGTTTTGGGGTTTGCCATCTACAGAGCTGTTGCCAGACTGAAATGA